The DNA region TATACCCAAGTCATCTCTTAGGAGAAGTTTAATgtataaatagaaattttctctaatcaaaaaaaaataataatattgaaatcTGCCTTTTCTCATCTCTCCACATCCAAAACTATCACCAGGTACTGTAATTATACTTCCTAAAACTCTCTAGAGTCTTCGCTCTGGCCCCATTGCCATCACTCTGAATGAGGCATTCTTTACCATTTGGGTTAAATCAGCAGGCGCTCTTCCTTTATTCTCTTCGTCATATCTACCTCCCCACTGAAGTCATCCatctgtgtgggttttttttttccccctgcctgaATCCCTTCATTGGCTTTTATCAAATCCAACTTCCTTATGATGGCAAAGAGGGCCCTGCCTCCATGAGCTGGTCTTTGCTTACTTTTCCTGCTTCAGTTGCTGCCACTTTCCCAGATACCCTAGGATCCAGCTTACCAGTAGTTTTCCGGtagccccccccacacccccgtaGAGCCAAAATACATATGCACCTTTATCCAAACAcatatctttgaaaatataattccCTCCACCACATCCTTCTTTGTCACATTCCAAGACGTGCAGTGATCTAAACACAAATTTCAGCCCCTAATTAGGGCTGAACACAGTTGACTTGAATACAACTTAAATTGCTAGTTTGTTAGTATAGGTATCTTACTATGATACATGTGTACTTGAACTTTGATGTACTCCCCAGTTTCTGCCTCAGAactaaagaatttattttccagCTGCTGGAAGTCCTGCAATAGCCCTCTTCAGGAATTGTCTTGTCCCCAACTCAGGACAACTGTGAAGGGGCTTTCCTGGTTTCCCATGGGGTCAGCTGAGGCTCTGAGACTGCATCAGTGCCTaacttctccctctgttctgtctcttccttttcacAGGTCCTTTCTCAAGAACACTCCCTAACACTCCTAAAAGCAATCTCTGTCTGCTTGCTGGGGAGACCAACCTGTAACATGTTTGTCTTATTgacactttcttttctgttctagaTCTTGTGAAATTATGGTTTGCTAAAGTCTTACTAATTCAAGGTCATTTCATCAGACATGTATCGAGCACCTGATCCATGCCAGGCCTTGTCCCACATGCGATGGCAACAAATTAAGACTTGACCTATGTCCTGAAGTTTACAGTCCAATTGAGGTGACAGTTACACTCAGAACTATATTATAGCATCTTTAGAATAATCCTTTTTTGAACTAAACTTCAATAATTTAAGTATAAATCAAAGGCATGCACTGTGGTGTtgcaaagaacaaaaggaaagtatctcagggaaatgaaaataaagaaatggagtgAAATTTTAGGAGGTTATAGAATTTGTCTTTATGATTCTGGAAGCCTTTAGGAGAAAtgtagtttttttcattttttattttgaaataagttcAAGCTTCAGAAGAGTTACAACTAATACTGAACTCCCTTTATATAGATTTCatcaatttttaacatttctccACATGCTTTAACATTCTTTCTCTCTACATCTATACATGCACACTATTTTTGCAAACCATCTGAGAATAGTTTATATCATGTCACTTTATCCCTTAATCCTGtagtgtgtatttaaaaaaaggatattcaCTCTGTAACTACAATATAATTCTCAAATTCAGGATATTTGATACTTTCATTTTACAGTCCAGATTCAAATTGTTAATTATCCCAAAGAAGATGAGCTTTAAGAAGAGTCCTAGACCTTAACATTTGTAACTCAAACTAAAAATTGTATGAAGCAAGCCACAGAAGAGCTCAGAACTTTACTAACTTGATTAAAATACCACAGTGAAGGGGGAACCACTTCTGACTTTGTAAGGGGAAAGCATGGATACGCTCAAGTTACCAGTAAAGGTGTGACTTCTGGCTCTCCAGAAGTGAGCCTTACTCTGGAGAGCTCATTCCTCAAGGTGCCTTTCAAAAGAGACTTGTGTGTCCGGAATCCAGGGATCATGGATTTCCTTGAGCTCCTTTGTAAAGTACATGGACTTGTCGTTGCTTGGTCTTCACGGTGCTTAAGTTTTAACGATGTTCTTTGGAGCCATCAATCCTgcgcaggcttccggcggagagGCCCGGAGGTGGGGTAAACAGGGGCCGCTCCGGGGAACTGGATCCGCAGagactcctctccccacctcccccacgtGACCCAGGAAGCGGGGGCCACCCAGCTGGGGTGTCGCTGGAAGGGCATGCTCCGCGCGCGgctcccttccccccgcccccgcacggGCCGCCGGGACTCCGGGACGTCACTTCCGGCGTGGCTGGGCGTGGTCTGTTGGGAGTTGGTGGGGGCGGCGGAAGCTCAAGGCCACCCTGCGGCGGTGGGGGGGAACCCGGGTGGTGTCCGCCCCAACGCTCGACGCCCCTGGACGTCATGGCTTCCCCTCTGAAGCTGGAACAGGACGTGCAGGGGAAAGTGGATTCATTTCGCGCCCGCATCGCGCAGGAGGCCGAGGATCTGGTGTCCACCTTCTTCCCTCAGAAGCTGTCAGAGCTGGATAGTCGGGTCCAGGAGCTCCGCCTGCAAGACCTGTCCAGAATCCGTTCGGTGGCCGCCCTGGAGCCCCGCGCCGTGCCCGACACCGCGGGGGACGGGCCCAACCGGGACCTGCCGCCTCTGCAGGCCCAGTCCGCGGTCAAAGTGCCGGCACTGCCAGGGGGCGAGGGACAGCTGCTGCGGAGCAACCAGCATCTGGTGGAGCTGATTGAGCGGGTAAAACCCGAGATCGAGCTGCTGAGAGAGAAATGCAACACGGTGCGGATGTGGGTGCAGCTGCTCATCCCGAAGGTGGAGGACGGCAACAACTTCGGAGTGTCTATCCAGGAGGACACCGTGGACCAGCTGTGGACCGTGGAGAGCACCGCAGCCTCCTATCTGCGCCGCTTCTCCACCTACTACAACACCAGGGCCAAGCTGGTGTCTAAGATAGTGAAGTACCCCCAGGTGGAAGATTATCGCCGCACGGTAGCCGAGGTAGACGAAAACGAGTATCTGAGTGTGCGCCAGATCCTGCTGCACGTTCGGAACCAGTATGCCACCTTGCACGACGTAATCCTCAAGAACATCGAGAAGATCAAAACCCCTCGGAGCACCAACACTGACAACCTCTACTGAGGACCTTTCTCCACCCCTCTTTTCTTCAGGAGGTGGCCGAGCTGTTTAGGCAGCCAGAAGGGGTTATTAATGACTCGACAGGTGCCGAAGCGACTGGAAATGTGCATTATGTTTAGTGACAATTTCATACAGCTTTATTCTCACACTGAATACTTTTAGTGTAGTTGTTAttggctttttcttttgctgagaGGATGGGGACAAACCATCTAGTAGAAGGTGGTAGGGTTGGCCAAGGAGAAGGActgccatttttaaaagcagttttgtAGATGAATGTTGGCCAaggtttcttttttatggcaTTGGTGACATTGAATGGTTTCAGGGGTTACTCGAAGAAAAACctaaagtttaaaagaaagttaaatgaaGCCTTTCCTAAGGTTCTGCTATATGTTACTTTGTTCAAACCTCAGAAATGCTCCTTTAACCaccatttgtttttttgcaaGGAAAGGGCTTTAAAGGGATGTGTTTAGGTCATTGTATGTCTCCAGTTTGGCAGATTGAAATAAAACTtggttttaacattttatgatgTACTAAGTGTGCTTATCTGAACTGTAATCTTCAGATGTATAGGATTTCTGTCTTCATTTGGACTTACACCCTTGATGTTTTTCAGCTCTGTTGTGTAAGAAAAATGAGCATATAAAGAGTAACAGATCTTCATTGTTCTAAAGAAATGGACAGCCCTACCTCCCTTAGAATGAAGAGGAATCTGTGAAAACTGCTTCCTTGCACAACTTTCTACCATCTCCGCATCTTCCGGTTTCCTTTCACACAGCTTAGAATTTCTTCTGTGTATTCATTTATCTCATAAGTTCCTGCTAAATCCTTTAAGCTTTGTATCAcgtttacttttttccccccctcaatTGAATTtcatctcccttccccttttGTCTCTTGAGATATTTCTTATGGTCTCTCATTCGAATTTCTGTCTCACATTAtatgaattattatttaaatctaaaGACTCTAAAATGTGACTTTTGAgttttttcctcctgcttttgCTGCCTGGTTGAGAGGAAACCATTAACTTTTCAGTGATGATCTATACTGTTGACATTTTTCAAGTCCAGCATTTCCAGATTTCAGTTGCAGGTAAAGTGAATTATTGCACTCTGAGTCACCTCATGCATTAAAGGGAATTTCTTGCTTCTGATGTGATGAATCCTTTGTCCATCATGGCTTTTGttcagaattttatattttctgatgaTAAATATACTTTAGTCAGCCTAAGGATGTCTATTCAGAACACCTTGTTTTAGTATTAATATTATTCGAGGATCTTCATCACTCAGAAACACCATGTGTGGAAGTTATGTAATAAACACATTGGGAAGAAGCACGAGTGGGACTTAGTTTTGATACCTTTTTATGTATAGGAATGAGATTATTTCTGTGCGCAATGGATAGCTTCATCTCTTTTTCCCGTTCAGCTAACAGCTTGTGCCCAGAATCctcataatatttttgaaactatATGCATACATAAGTATGaccttaatcttttaaaatattttatagtaatacTTTCATGcaataaattatttctcaaatgagTTTTTGGTGGGAAAATTATGAGGGacgaaatttattttttgtgaggGATGAAAATGTATTTCCCATTGAAATTTCTTTTCTGCATAAGATCCTCGGAAACGAGGTGACCATATAAGAGTCcaatatctattttaaaacttgtttgtagttctacctttttttcctttttttaaatagtatcttTGTAAGAATATAGTTCTTGCTACAAATGCAGTCGCCTTCTGAACTTGCTTATGGATAAGGTCAAAACATGaataatttcttctcttctttccccatatAATGAGTGAAATCACTTCTGAAACGAGACTTTCTCTTCAGTAGTTTCTCTTCAAGTGTGTTTTGGTTGCCAAGGGTGAAAACCAGTGTGAACCTTTGTGTACAGACTTCACTCCACATGCTGTTATAAAAACATTTCCTATTTATCAGCAAGAAttgtttaaaatgtaaagcagagatgttttcttttgtatgttttttagACAAGATGTATTTCCGAGTTTGAACTGTACCACATTATTTATGgtgggtggttttgtttttctaaggtgGCAGGGATCCCCATTAGGTTCTCCTGAGGTTGGTGACAGTATCTGTCCAGGAGGGGTCTAATACTAGATGCCTGGCAtttcttctgctttcattttccttacGTGTTTCACCTGAAGGagtgaaaagacatttctccatgAGGAAAGTGAGTTAGAGACATAAAATTCTGTTGCAGTcacctttgatttttaaaattttatttatagttttatctaGAAAATGCACCTTGGGCCTGTTCTTACAGAAATGgatatgaatattttctattctaaCCTGTATAGATTAGAAAGATTTGTAAACTGGTTTAgtgaaactttatttt from Neomonachus schauinslandi chromosome 6, ASM220157v2, whole genome shotgun sequence includes:
- the LOC110588117 gene encoding proteasome activator complex subunit 3-like; its protein translation is MASPLKLEQDVQGKVDSFRARIAQEAEDLVSTFFPQKLSELDSRVQELRLQDLSRIRSVAALEPRAVPDTAGDGPNRDLPPLQAQSAVKVPALPGGEGQLLRSNQHLVELIERVKPEIELLREKCNTVRMWVQLLIPKVEDGNNFGVSIQEDTVDQLWTVESTAASYLRRFSTYYNTRAKLVSKIVKYPQVEDYRRTVAEVDENEYLSVRQILLHVRNQYATLHDVILKNIEKIKTPRSTNTDNLY